The Methanocalculus alkaliphilus genome segment TTGCGGTTATAGCAGAGATGAGTGGTGAGGGTGCCGGAACCGCCGCTGGTGAGGTGCATGCCGCTCTGAAGAAGGATATGAAGCTCAGCTACACCCGTTACTATGAGATCATCAGGAAACTGGATATGCTCCGTCTGATCAACCTCGATTATCGCATTGGAAGAGGAAGGACCCGGGTCATCTCTCTCCGGTATGATCCGGGGATTGTTCTCGATCTCCTTTGATGAATCAATTTGGCAACTCTTATCTATTCTCCACTACTCATTAGTGATGTTAGAGGGATTGTATGGTCAGTGTAAATGAACTTGGATTAAATCTCTTTGAAGAACTTGTAGAAATCTCCGATCTCCTCAATGTCGCCTACCACGAGCTTGATAACGGCTCACGGATTGTTGACTGTGGTGTTGGTGTGCCTGGCGGCTATGGTGCGGGCGAGTACTTCACCAGAATCTGCATGGGAGGTCTTGGCGAAGTCACCTACCGTATGGGTGAGATCAACCAGTTCCCCCAGCCGTTTATCGATATCAACACGGACTTCCCAGCCATCTCCTGCCTCGGAGCGCAGAAGGCAGGATGGACCGTGAAGGCCGGGAACTTCTTTGCGATGGGGAGCGGTCCTGCCCGTGCACTCTCGCTGAAGCCGAAGCACACCTACGAGGTCATCGAGTACGAGGATGAGTTTGACTCAGCCGTCATCTGCCTTGAGTCCGACACCCTGCCAAATGGCGAGGTTATGGAGAAGATTGCCGAGGCATGCAAGGTCGAGGTCGAGAATGTCTGCGCCGTCGTTGCACCGACCTCTTCGATCGTCGGATCCATTCAGGTGGCAGGCCGCTGTGTGGAGACTGCTGTCTACAAGCTGAACGAGCTTGGCTTTGACACAAAGAAGATCTCAGCAGCAATCGGTACCGCCCCGATTCCACCGGTCCGCGGCCCGAAGCTTGCGATGGGTGTCACAAACGATGCAACCATCTATTATGGCAGAATCTTCCTGACGATGAATGCTCCTGAGATTAAGGACTATCTCGGAAAGATCCCAAGCAACACCTCGAAAGGCTATGGCAAGCCCTTCAATGACATCTTCAAGGAAGCCAACTATGACTTCTACCAGATTGACACCTCGCTCTTCTCCCCTGCTGAGGTTGTCATCAACGAGCTCTCAGAGGGCGCAGTCTACCATGTCGGCGCTGTCAACCCTGAAGTGACACTGAAGTCATTTGGCCTCATCTGAAGAGCAAACAAACGAATGGAGGAGGGGTTTGGGTGAACTCTCCCCCTTCATTTTGGAGAAAGAAGATCGGCAGTCTTTAACTGTCTGCAGGGATAATAGGTATAGGCAGAGCGGGCTTGTGGTCTAGCTGGTCATGACGTCGCCCTTACACGGCGAAGATCTCCGGTTCGAATCCGGACAGGCCCATTCATCCTTAATTTTTGAAATATTCCTGAAATGGGTATATTTAGATCTTATCTTCAGTGGTCTTTTTCCCCGTAAGGTGCATGTGACTCTCTTCTGTCGCCGGAGTACGCAAAAAGAAGGGTTATCTGATGGCCCTGACTTTTGATTTTCAGGATGGGTCTCCAGGGCGGGATCTTCCACCTCGGCGGGGGGGTCTCTTCGCTCCCCTCTGCCCTACATCCTCTCCCTGAACCAGGCGACCGTCTCTTTCAGCCCCTCTTCGAGTGTATATGCCGGTTCAAAGCCAAACGCCTTCTCTGCCCTGGTAATGTCGGCGAGCGAGTCGCGGATATCACCCTCCCGCTCGTCTTCGTATATCAGCGGACGGCGTACACCTGTTATCTCCATGAGGGTTTCTGCGAGATCATTGAGGCTGATCCGCTTCCCGCAGGCGATATTATAAATGCCGATTGCATCGCTCTCCATTGCTTTCCGGTTGGCCTGGACAACATCGGCGATGTAGGTGAAGTCGCGGGTCTGGCCGCCATCGCCGTAGATGATCGGGGATTCGTTCTGCAGAAGCCGGGTGATGAACTTGGGGATGACGGCCGCATATTCCGAATTTGGATCCTGCCGGGGTCCAAAGACATTGAAGTACCTGAGGAAGACGGTCTGGATGCCATAGAGCTCTGAGAAGACCTTTCCATAATACTCATCGGTGAGCTTCGTTACCGCATACGGGGAGAGGGGATTTGGTACCATTCCTTCTTCTTTTGGGAGGGTCGGGGTGTCGCCATAGACCGAGGAGGATGAGGCAGTGACGACTTTGCGGACGTTATTTTCTTTGGCGGCGACAAGAACCTGCAATGTACCGGTGACATTTGCCTCGTTTGTCGTTATTGGATCTCTCACTGAACGGGGGACGGATGGTATGGCTGCCTGGTGGAAGATCCCATCGATCCCTTTGGTAATCTCATGCATCAGATCGGCATCGGTGATGTTCCCCTCGATGAAGGTCACATTCGGGTGGTTGATGAGATCCCGGATATTCTCACGCCTGCCTGTGGCGAAGTTGTCGATGATGGTAACTGTATGTTCTTCTGCAAGGTGGTCTGCAAGATTCGATCCGATAAATCCGGCCCCGCCGGTGATGAGGTACTGCATATATAGATTGTATCCTGCGGGCTTTATGATAGTTCGTAATTGTGTTGAAAAGAGGAGGGGGTGGGGTG includes the following:
- the mch gene encoding methenyltetrahydromethanopterin cyclohydrolase, producing MVSVNELGLNLFEELVEISDLLNVAYHELDNGSRIVDCGVGVPGGYGAGEYFTRICMGGLGEVTYRMGEINQFPQPFIDINTDFPAISCLGAQKAGWTVKAGNFFAMGSGPARALSLKPKHTYEVIEYEDEFDSAVICLESDTLPNGEVMEKIAEACKVEVENVCAVVAPTSSIVGSIQVAGRCVETAVYKLNELGFDTKKISAAIGTAPIPPVRGPKLAMGVTNDATIYYGRIFLTMNAPEIKDYLGKIPSNTSKGYGKPFNDIFKEANYDFYQIDTSLFSPAEVVINELSEGAVYHVGAVNPEVTLKSFGLI
- a CDS encoding SDR family oxidoreductase; the protein is MQYLITGGAGFIGSNLADHLAEEHTVTIIDNFATGRRENIRDLINHPNVTFIEGNITDADLMHEITKGIDGIFHQAAIPSVPRSVRDPITTNEANVTGTLQVLVAAKENNVRKVVTASSSSVYGDTPTLPKEEGMVPNPLSPYAVTKLTDEYYGKVFSELYGIQTVFLRYFNVFGPRQDPNSEYAAVIPKFITRLLQNESPIIYGDGGQTRDFTYIADVVQANRKAMESDAIGIYNIACGKRISLNDLAETLMEITGVRRPLIYEDEREGDIRDSLADITRAEKAFGFEPAYTLEEGLKETVAWFRERM